CCGGCGAGGGAATGGAGTCGTGGACGGACTACCTTTTCGAACTGGCGAGGACGAAGTGACCGAGAAGGCCCGCCATTCCACGCTGTCGTTCGACTGGGGCGTTTCGACGTCCTACAGTGCGGACCTGCGCGCGCGGGAACTGGCGGATCGCGTCTGGTGGTTCATCACCATGCGCTGGATCGCGGCGGGCGTCTGCACGGCATTCGGCGTCGCCGATCTCGCGGGCCTCGTTCCCGGTCACATTCCGGTGGCGTACTTTCTGGTCGCCGCCGTCTTCCTCGCCGCCGGAAACGTCCTTTACTGCCGGATCACCAAGAGTCTGCTCGAGCCCGAGATCGACCGCGCCGGTCTGCGCATCCTTCTGATCTTCGAGATGATCGGCGATTTTGTCGCCCTATCTCTTCTCACGTACGCGACCGGGACGATTCAGACGCCGCTGCCGATGTTCTTCATCCTGCACGTGGTGCTGGCGACGCTGTTTTTTTCGCGACGCACTTCGCTCGTCATTACGATCGGCGCATGGCTTGGCGGTGTGATGCCGCTGATTCTGGAGTGGCTCGGCGTGCTCCCGATGATTTCGATCTTCGACAGTCCGTTCAAGCCATTCGTCCTCAAGGAACCCGCGGCGATGGCGGGATACGTCTTCGGATTCGCCGCGTGCTTGTTTGTCTCCTGGTACCTCGTCAGCGAGATCACAACGAGCCTCAAGCTCCGCGAGTCGCAGCTCGAAGATGCCTACGGCATGCTCAGCCGACTCGACCGCGAAAAGTCGCAGGCGACGCTCCGAGCCACGCACGAGCTCAAGGCACCTTTCGCGGCGATCAAAAGCTACGTGTACACGCTTCGCGACGGATACTGCGGACCCCTTCCCGAAAAGGCACAGTCGGTCGTCACGCGCATCGGCGAACGCTGCGACCGGCTTATGGAGAAAATCACCGCCATCATCCACTTGAGCAATCTCAAAACGCTCGTACTCACCGACATGCACTTTTCGCCGGTGAATCTGACGAAATTGATCGCCGACGAAGCGGCCGAGGCCGCACTGCTCGCCGAGCCGCAGAACATTCGCGTCGTCAACCACGCGGCGGACGAAGCGGAGGTATACGTCCTGGGTTCCGCCGAGTACCTGCACACGCTCTTTTCGAATCTCACGCGAAACGCCATCGACTATTCAACTCCCGGCGTCGACGTCGAAATCACCATGCGCATCAAGGCGAGGCGCGTGTCGGTGCGCGTGCGCGACCACGGCATCGGAATCCCCAACGAAAATCTCGGCAAGATTTTCGACGAACACTTCCGTTCGAACAACGCCGTCGCGCATCACCCCAACGGCACCGGCCTCGGCCTGCCCATGGTCAAGGAAATCGCGCGCCTGCACGGCGCCGTCATCCAGGTCAGTAGCGAACTCGGAAAGGGTTCCCATTTCACGGTCTCGTTCGACTCCGTCGAGCCCAATATTTGAGGGAGGATTCCATGGCCAAGATTCTGATTATCGACGACGATCAGGACATCATCGACAGCCTGACCATGATTCTGGAGGGCAACGGGCACCAGGTTCAGGTCAAAACCGACACCGACAACCTCGTCGCGTCGGTCTCCGAGGTCGGACCCGACCTCATCATTCTCGACATCATGTTCCCGGAGGATCCGCAGGCCGGATTCGTCGCCGCGCGCGAGCTGAACAAGAACGCGAAGCTGAAGAATATCCCGGTACTGCTGCTGTCGGCGGTCAACCAACGCAGCAACATGGCATTCGGGTTTTCCGATGCCGACATCAGCCCGGACTTCATGCCCGTCGAGGCGTTCATCGAAAAGCCCGTCGAGCCCGACGTCCTGATCCGCAAGATCGCGGAGATGCTCGAGCCCACGCGCTCGGTCAACTGACCGCGCGACGTTCACGAAAAGCCCGGCCGCGCGCCGGGCTTTTCCGCGTCGCCGCGTTGGGGCAGACTGCTCCCCATGACGATCGACCCGCGACCGACGAGTCACCTCGCAACACATCGTTCCATCGCGTTCTGCGGATACTCCGGCTCCGGAAAAACGACGCTGCTTGTCGATCTCATCGGCGAACTCGTCCGGCGCGGACTTCGCGTCGCGGCCATCAAACACGACGCGCACGGGCTTCAGATCGATACGCCGGGCAAGGATTCCGACCGCCTCTTCCGCGCGGGCGCCAATGTCCATCTGCGCGGCCCCGGCGAGGGATTGATCCGCCATCACCGGGACGGCGACGACGATCTCGCAAGCGCCGTCGATCGCATGCGCGCGGATCACGACATCGTGCTGATCGAAGGGCACAAAGCGACGCCGTGGCCCAAGGTGTGGCTGCTGTCGCCCGGTGAAACCGAGCCGCCGCCGGACGTAACCCATGTCGAGTTGGTGCTTGCGCGAGACGAGCGGCGACTCGCCACGGTGCTTCCGTGGATCACGCGGCGTCTCACGCAGGAGTGGCTCGATACTCCCGTTCGCATGGGTGTCCTCATCGGAGGCGCGAGCCGCCGCATGGGCACGCCCAAACACCTGCTGGAATCGGGCGGCGCGACGCTGCTTGAGCGAATGGTCGCCTCGGCCAACGAGCGGGATCTTTCCCCTGTGCTGCTGGGCGCGGGCGAGATTCCGTCCTCCCTCGCCGGAGCGACACGACTGCCCGATCCGCCGGGATTTGCGGGGCCCCTCGCCGGACTCGTCTCGGCCATACGCTGGGACCCCGACTCCGCGTGGATCATCGCGGCCGTCGACATGCCGCGCGTCGACGTCACGTGCCTCGATTGGCTGCTCACGCAGCGCGCTCCCGGGCGAATCGGAATCGTCCCCATTATCGACGGCGAACCCCAATCCACGTTTTCCTTGTGGGAACCCATCGCGCGCGCGCACGTGTTCGATGGAATTCAAGACGGACGGTCTTCGATTCGCCGCCTCGCAGACGCACCGCGCGTGTATCGACCCGAGGTGCCGACGCATCTGCGGCCGCGGTTCGCGAACATCAACACGCCCGGCGAATGGGAGCGAATTCTCGCGGAAGACCGCGCGCACGAGTGAGATCCTTCCGCCCGTTTGTGCACTCGGATCTCGAAAACTTGCCGTCCGTCAAACTCGGCGTTAAAAGGAATTCGGCTTCGAATTGTCATGCCATCCGACGGGTCCTGCCATGCGCAAAGCCTACATCGAGGAACAGAAGAGTCGCCACGGACGCAAGGCTGTCGTGGTGCTGCCGGTGCACTACCCGCGCGAGATTCTGACGGCGATGAACGTACTCGCCGTCGAACTTTGGGGACCGCCGGGGCCGCCGCGCGGACCGGAAGCTGGACGGCTTCAAACCTACGTCTGCGCGGTCGTGCGCAACGCGCTCGCGTTCATCGCTTCGGGCGGCGCGGACGTCGCGGACGGCGCCCTGTTTCCCCACACCTGCGACTCGGTGCAGGGGCTCGCGACGCTCGCGCCGGATTTCGGCGGATGGAAGAAGCCCGCTTTCCGTTTTATCCATCCCAAGGGACCGCTGCGCGCCAGTTCGCGAGCGTTCATCCGCGCCGAAATGGTTGCGTTGGCCCAGTCGCTCGCGACGCTCGGTGTCGCACCGCCGACGGACGACGCACTCCGCGACGCGATTCGGCTGCATCGCGAAATCGACGCGCTCAAGTTGCGTCTTGCGGACCGGCGCGCGTACCTGCCCGTGAACGACGCCGACTACTACCGCGTCTTGCGGCGCGGCGAATTTCTGTGGCCCACGGATCACTTGAATGAGCTTCGGGACATCGAACGAAAGCTGCTCGACACGCCCGCGCAAAAAGGCATCCCCATCTTCATCACCGGATACGTACCCGAACCCATGTCGATCTTCGACGTGGTCGCGGAGGCGGGCGCCTACGTGGCGGGCGACGACTACGCCGCGGTCGGTCGTCGCGTGAACAGCCGCACCGAACTGGATCTCTCCGATCCCTGGGCCGCGCTCGTCGATCTCTACGACTCAGCGTCTCCCTGCCCGACGCACTCCGCCGAGCAGGCCCCGCGCCTCGCGCATCTCGACGCCATAATGCAGCGCTGCGGTGCGCGTGGCGTCATCATCCACGAACAGAAATTCTGCGAGCCGCAACTCTTCGATGTGCCGGCGCTACGTCGCCATTTCGGCGCGCACGGTATCCCCCAGCTTTACCTTGAAGGCGAACTCGAGTCCGACTTCTCCGGACAGGCGCGCACGCGGATCGAGGCGTTCATCGAAACCCTTTCCAGCCCCCGGAGCGCCGCATGATCACGAGACGCATTCAGTACGAGATCGCCGGCAATGTCGTGGGTCCGTTCCTCACGAGCCTCGACAAGTGGCGCAAGAAGCTGCGCCCAAAGAAGAAGGGGCCGAAAAAAGAGCACCCGTTCGGACCGCCGCTGGAATCGGTGAACCGCCTGAAGGACATCATGACGCGCTACTACTTTCAAGGCCGCTATGCCGATGGCGCGGTGCCGGTGGCCTGGGTGACGAGCGGTTTTCCGGTCGAGATTTTTCGCCCGCTCGGGTTCTGGACGGTCTATCCGGAAAACCACGCGGCGATCTGCAGCGTGCAGCGCGTTGTGCCGGAGCTCTCCGATGTTGTCGAAAAAGAGGGCTACGCGCGCGACCTGTGCGGATACGCCCGCGCCGACATCGGCTCCGTCATGACCGGCAAAACGCCCGTGGGCCGGTTGCCGAAGCCCGACCTGCTCGCGTGCTGCACCAACATCTGCCAGACCGTCCTCTATTGGTATCGCGCGCTCGCGGAGCACTTCAAGATTCCTCTGGTGCTCATCGACACGCCGTACGTGTACGGCGAGGCGCCGGAACACCATCGGCAGTACGTCAAGGATCAACTCCTCGAACTGCTCGAGGTGGCGCAAAAGATCACCGGAAAGACAATCGAGCCCGAGGCCCTCGCCGAGGTCACGCGAAAGGCGAATATCGGGTCGAAGCTTTGGGGTCGCTGCCTCGACGCGAGCAAGAACAAGCCCGCGCCGTGGACGGGGTTCGACGAGTTTTTCCATATGGCGCCGATCGTGTCGCTGCGCGGCAGCGACGAGTGCAACGACTACTATCGGGGTCTCGCCGAGGAACTCGAGGACCGCGTGAAGCGCGGCGTCGGCGGCTTGAAAAAAGAAACGCACCGGCTGATGTGGGACAATCTGCCGATCTGGTTCAACGTGCGCGGCATGTCGGATCTGCTCGCCCAGAACGGATTCAACTTCGTGTGCACGACGTACACGAACGCGTGGTACGAGGCCGGCAAGGTCATCGACGAGCGCGACCCGATGGGCAGCGCGGCCAAGGCGTATACCCACATCATCCTCAACGAGGATCTGCCCAAGCGCCTGTCGCTGATGAAGCGCCTCGCCCGCGAGTACGACGTGGTGGGCGCGGTGCTGCACAGCGACCGCTCGTGCAAGCCCTACTCGATCGGACAATACGACCTGAAAGACCGGCTCCAGGCCGAGGCGAATATCCGCGTGATGGTGCTCGAGGCCGACCACGCCGACCCGCGTGCGTTTTCCGCCGAGCAGGCCGACAACCGGCTGACCGCCTTCATGGAGAGCTTCGCTTGACGCGGCCCGCGGCGATCGGCGTCGATGTCGGCAGCACGACGTGGAAGGCGGTGGTGCTCGATGCGTCGGGAGACGTGCTCGATCGTATCGTCGAGATCGGCAATCCGCGCATCGAGGAACAGACCACCAAGAATCTGGCCGTGCTGAAGGAACGAACCGGCGCGGCGACCGACATCCCCGTCGGCGCGACCGGCTACGGGCGCAAGCGCGTGGCGGCGAGCCGCGTGCTCACCGAGATCACGTGCCATGCCAAGGGCGCGTTCCGCGTGATGCGCAGCGCGGGAATTCTCATCGACATCGGCGGGCAGGACTCGAAGATCATCCACGTCGAGCCGGACGGCCGAGTGCGCGATTTCGCGATGAACGACAAGTGCGCCGCGGGAACGGGACGATTTCTCGAAGTCATCCTCGGGCGTCTGCATGTCTCCTTCGACGACGCCCCCGCCCTGGCGGCGCGCTCGATGCGGTCCGTCGCCGTGTCGAGCACGTGCACCGTCTTCGCCGAGAGCGAGGTGATCTCGCTCGTCGCGCAGGGCGAGAGCGTCGAGGGCATTGTCGCGGGGTTGCACGCATCTCTGGCGAGCCGCATCGCCTCGCTGGCGGGCAAATTCGCGAACGGCACGTCAATCTGGATGAGCGGCGGCGTCGCGCTCAATTCGGTCATGGTCGACGCGATCAGCAAGGCCATGGGCGCGAACGTGCGAGTGCTGCCCGAACCGCAGTTTGTCGGCGCGCTCGGCGCGGCGCTCTCCGTCCTTCCCTGAGGCTCACCCTTTCAGAATCGGATACGTCACGCCGCCCTTGGGAAAGACCAGTACGCGGGCCGGACCGCGCGCCGCGGCGTGCGTACGCGCGCGCAGCGCGTCGAGCGACGCGTGAATCTCGAAGAATGGGATCTTCTTCGTAAACTCGGGAGGGACGTTCGGCGAATAGAAGTAGATGTCGTTTCGCTGAAACGCTTGCAACGCGAAGTAAATGAAGTAGAGGTCCTCTTCCCGCAAACCGAACGAGAACTTGCCGATGAGCGGCAGGAGCGCGTACGAAAGCGCGCGCACCGTCTTTTTGCCGACGTGCAGCTTCTTCGTCGGCAGCGGTGAGTCACCAAGTCCCTGCTCGGCGGCGATGAAGTTGATCATCATTCCGCCGCGTCGCACCGCGCGGATCGTGTTGGCGAGCGCCTTGAGCCCCTGACGCAAATCGATGTCCATCGGCGCGCTGCCGGTGATGAGAATGTCCCCGGGCGCGTCGATCTCGACCCCGAAGATCCGCTCGGAGGTCCTGATCCCCTCCCGGTGCGCGGCGACGGCGTCGCCCGCCGCGATTTCCACCACACGCAACTTGCCGTCGAGCACGGCATTCACGACGAATACCGTCGCCTGAAGCATGCGACCGCACTCTTCGAGATCGCAGCGCATCGGGTTCGTCTCGGGGCGGCTTCCGACCATGTTGAAGGTGGATGGTGTGGTGTTGAGGGCGTGATTCGCCGCGATCGTGACCCGGCCCGCCACGCCGGGAAAGATGTTCTTGTAGCCGCCGCCGAACCCCGCGATCGTGTGCGGTTCGATGCAGCCCATGCTGAGGACGAGGTCCGCCTCCGCGACGAGGCGATTCACCCACACCTCCGAGCCGCGCGAGGTGCGCCCGAGCCGCACGAGGTGGTCGCCCGGCGCGCTGTCGTGATTCACGCATCGGTATCGCGACGCGCCCCACGAGCCGATCTTGGTCGCGATTTCGTC
This genomic stretch from Deltaproteobacteria bacterium harbors:
- a CDS encoding HAMP domain-containing histidine kinase, with translation MTEKARHSTLSFDWGVSTSYSADLRARELADRVWWFITMRWIAAGVCTAFGVADLAGLVPGHIPVAYFLVAAVFLAAGNVLYCRITKSLLEPEIDRAGLRILLIFEMIGDFVALSLLTYATGTIQTPLPMFFILHVVLATLFFSRRTSLVITIGAWLGGVMPLILEWLGVLPMISIFDSPFKPFVLKEPAAMAGYVFGFAACLFVSWYLVSEITTSLKLRESQLEDAYGMLSRLDREKSQATLRATHELKAPFAAIKSYVYTLRDGYCGPLPEKAQSVVTRIGERCDRLMEKITAIIHLSNLKTLVLTDMHFSPVNLTKLIADEAAEAALLAEPQNIRVVNHAADEAEVYVLGSAEYLHTLFSNLTRNAIDYSTPGVDVEITMRIKARRVSVRVRDHGIGIPNENLGKIFDEHFRSNNAVAHHPNGTGLGLPMVKEIARLHGAVIQVSSELGKGSHFTVSFDSVEPNI
- a CDS encoding response regulator, translated to MAKILIIDDDQDIIDSLTMILEGNGHQVQVKTDTDNLVASVSEVGPDLIILDIMFPEDPQAGFVAARELNKNAKLKNIPVLLLSAVNQRSNMAFGFSDADISPDFMPVEAFIEKPVEPDVLIRKIAEMLEPTRSVN
- the mobB gene encoding molybdopterin-guanine dinucleotide biosynthesis protein B; this encodes MTIDPRPTSHLATHRSIAFCGYSGSGKTTLLVDLIGELVRRGLRVAAIKHDAHGLQIDTPGKDSDRLFRAGANVHLRGPGEGLIRHHRDGDDDLASAVDRMRADHDIVLIEGHKATPWPKVWLLSPGETEPPPDVTHVELVLARDERRLATVLPWITRRLTQEWLDTPVRMGVLIGGASRRMGTPKHLLESGGATLLERMVASANERDLSPVLLGAGEIPSSLAGATRLPDPPGFAGPLAGLVSAIRWDPDSAWIIAAVDMPRVDVTCLDWLLTQRAPGRIGIVPIIDGEPQSTFSLWEPIARAHVFDGIQDGRSSIRRLADAPRVYRPEVPTHLRPRFANINTPGEWERILAEDRAHE
- a CDS encoding 2-hydroxyacyl-CoA dehydratase; translation: MRKAYIEEQKSRHGRKAVVVLPVHYPREILTAMNVLAVELWGPPGPPRGPEAGRLQTYVCAVVRNALAFIASGGADVADGALFPHTCDSVQGLATLAPDFGGWKKPAFRFIHPKGPLRASSRAFIRAEMVALAQSLATLGVAPPTDDALRDAIRLHREIDALKLRLADRRAYLPVNDADYYRVLRRGEFLWPTDHLNELRDIERKLLDTPAQKGIPIFITGYVPEPMSIFDVVAEAGAYVAGDDYAAVGRRVNSRTELDLSDPWAALVDLYDSASPCPTHSAEQAPRLAHLDAIMQRCGARGVIIHEQKFCEPQLFDVPALRRHFGAHGIPQLYLEGELESDFSGQARTRIEAFIETLSSPRSAA
- a CDS encoding 2-hydroxyacyl-CoA dehydratase, whose product is MITRRIQYEIAGNVVGPFLTSLDKWRKKLRPKKKGPKKEHPFGPPLESVNRLKDIMTRYYFQGRYADGAVPVAWVTSGFPVEIFRPLGFWTVYPENHAAICSVQRVVPELSDVVEKEGYARDLCGYARADIGSVMTGKTPVGRLPKPDLLACCTNICQTVLYWYRALAEHFKIPLVLIDTPYVYGEAPEHHRQYVKDQLLELLEVAQKITGKTIEPEALAEVTRKANIGSKLWGRCLDASKNKPAPWTGFDEFFHMAPIVSLRGSDECNDYYRGLAEELEDRVKRGVGGLKKETHRLMWDNLPIWFNVRGMSDLLAQNGFNFVCTTYTNAWYEAGKVIDERDPMGSAAKAYTHIILNEDLPKRLSLMKRLAREYDVVGAVLHSDRSCKPYSIGQYDLKDRLQAEANIRVMVLEADHADPRAFSAEQADNRLTAFMESFA
- a CDS encoding 2-hydroxyglutaryl-CoA dehydratase, with protein sequence MTRPAAIGVDVGSTTWKAVVLDASGDVLDRIVEIGNPRIEEQTTKNLAVLKERTGAATDIPVGATGYGRKRVAASRVLTEITCHAKGAFRVMRSAGILIDIGGQDSKIIHVEPDGRVRDFAMNDKCAAGTGRFLEVILGRLHVSFDDAPALAARSMRSVAVSSTCTVFAESEVISLVAQGESVEGIVAGLHASLASRIASLAGKFANGTSIWMSGGVALNSVMVDAISKAMGANVRVLPEPQFVGALGAALSVLP
- the larA gene encoding nickel-dependent lactate racemase — encoded protein: MSGEIVRIPFGRDREVEFPLAPNWELVGVCEPRAVTPSADVAAEVRRAIAKPHGSPPLEQMARRAKTVVVVVDDVSRPTPVDQFFQPVMETVESAGAKPENIIVLTALGVHRPMTDDEIATKIGSWGASRYRCVNHDSAPGDHLVRLGRTSRGSEVWVNRLVAEADLVLSMGCIEPHTIAGFGGGYKNIFPGVAGRVTIAANHALNTTPSTFNMVGSRPETNPMRCDLEECGRMLQATVFVVNAVLDGKLRVVEIAAGDAVAAHREGIRTSERIFGVEIDAPGDILITGSAPMDIDLRQGLKALANTIRAVRRGGMMINFIAAEQGLGDSPLPTKKLHVGKKTVRALSYALLPLIGKFSFGLREEDLYFIYFALQAFQRNDIYFYSPNVPPEFTKKIPFFEIHASLDALRARTHAAARGPARVLVFPKGGVTYPILKG